TCTACCAATCTCAATGTGCCTATACCTAACATAGCTAACTGCATTGCACACCAGGTCCCCCATCCCCCCATACCTAAAATCAAAACTCGACTATTTTTGAGTTTTTCTTGGTACTTTAAACCACCTACTTTTTGACTATCAATTAACGAAAACTGTAATAACTGCCTATCATATAAATTTATTTCTTGTTGACTAAGAATATCCGAATAAGTATCTGAAATTTCCATGACGTCTAACTGATTAAGCTTATTAATAAACTCAATAATACATTCTTTATCAATATTAAACCCTAAAGATTTCAATTCCTTTACTATTCTGGGGATAGTATGCTCTCCATCAAGTTTGGGTAATAACGATATAACCCACTCTTCCGGACTTTTAATAATGCAACCCTTTTGTGGTATTTCCCCTATGCAAATATCACCATCATCAGATATTAAAATATGATGTGAGCATTTAATTAATGGTTTTAGTAGCGAAAAATCCATATTTAGCCTCCATTAAGAAAAGCCGCATTTAGCGGCCATTCAATATAACTCGTTATTCTAACTCGATAGATTCATCTTCGTTGTACATCGCATTCTCTTCATTAATCGCAGAGACTCGTTCATTAAGAATAATGAATTCCATACTTATACTCATAAAAGTTACCTCGCACATTATTTAATATAGGATTTTAACAAACTGCGCATTAAAGTTAATTAATATAACAACGCTCTGTCAATGATTATTTAAACAATAAAAAAATATAGTTATCTAAATATAGATTTAAATATAAAAACAACCAAAAAAAATAACGTTAGTAAACAACTTAATCTATTGATAGCAAATAAAGTTAAATGAAAAAAATAATGAACCAATAAAATATCGTGACTTTTTTTTTATAATAGAACATCTAAAAAATATTATTTTAAAACCCAATTCTATTTTTAAGTTTATTCCTCTTTTTACATATTGATTTCATAATAAAGGGAGCCGAAGCTCCCCTTATTCAATCACATTAATACCCGACACCCCGAAAACCGTTATTTCCCTTCCGGTGCCTCTTTCTTCTCATGCAGCATCATCAGCGATTGCTCGACACTGCGTTCAATAATCTCTCGGCGCTGATCATTTTCAGGCAGCAGCTTTAACATCATCTGCCAAGCCGAAATTGCTTCGGGATAACGCCCTTGCTCGAACGCATTGAAGGCAAATATGCTGAGCGCTTTAACGTTAGTTCGATTTTTGGCAATCAGCTTTTTGAGTAGCTCATTACCTTCTTGGTTATCACTTGGGTCTGACGAACGGGTTAATACCTCCGCATAGCCTAATGCGACTGCATCATCGTCCGGGGATAAGCGGTAAGCACGCCCATAAGCATCGGTTGCCATGGTGGCGTTCCCTAATACCATCCCAATGCGACCGAGCATCACCCAGCCATCAATATTTTGCGGATCGTCCTGAAGGCGAGTACGTAACCCTAAAGCCAAGTTCTCCATCTCTTCATTATTCAGTGGAAGTTCATTAGCATTCAGCGCTCTATCTAACAATGCTGGCGCTTGTTGGTAAGCCACATTCCAATCTTTCACTTTGCTGTAGCTACCCACTTCATAATACGCCGCACCTGCAACACCCAGCGCTATCACAATGCCAGGGACATACACCCAAGCACTCGCACGGCTAGCTTCTGGCAGCAGTTCGTCATCATCATCGTGAGCAACTTGGCTGGCTCTGACGCGCTTTTTAGAACGAGCATAAATCAACCATCCC
The Providencia alcalifaciens DNA segment above includes these coding regions:
- a CDS encoding cytochrome c-type biogenesis protein CcmH; protein product: MKYVIALMMWALSAGVSLASTEVFTFENEQQEQQFRKLTEELRCPKCQNNSIADSNSMIALDLRQKVYELMQEGKNRDEIVDYMVARYGYFVTYNPPLTPLTVMLWGMPFVAIAVGGWLIYARSKKRVRASQVAHDDDDELLPEASRASAWVYVPGIVIALGVAGAAYYEVGSYSKVKDWNVAYQQAPALLDRALNANELPLNNEEMENLALGLRTRLQDDPQNIDGWVMLGRIGMVLGNATMATDAYGRAYRLSPDDDAVALGYAEVLTRSSDPSDNQEGNELLKKLIAKNRTNVKALSIFAFNAFEQGRYPEAISAWQMMLKLLPENDQRREIIERSVEQSLMMLHEKKEAPEGK
- a CDS encoding pantocin A family RiPP translates to MSISMEFIILNERVSAINEENAMYNEDESIELE